The window CTCCGGGTACTTAGATGTTTCAGTTCCCCGGGTTCCCGACGTATGGCTATGGATTCACCATACGACAACTGAGGTTTGCTCAGCTGGGTTTCCCCATTCAGATATCTCCGGATCAAAGGATATTTGCTCCTCCCCGAAGCTTTTCGCAGCTTATCACGTCTTTCATCGGCTCTTAGTGCCAAGGCATCCACCCTGCGCTCTTATTAGCTTAACCAATTCGATGTTCACCTGCGGGTGCGGGTGACTCATCTAAGATACATAGCGTTGTATCTCTGGTCTTAGGTTTGTTATTTCACCGTACGTTACACGGTTACTTTAACGAGTTTTGTTTGGTTACATCATAAGATGTAACACCTCGGATGTCTTGATTTTGTTTTTATACTTTGACATATAAAAACTAATCTAGATATATTTCAATATGTGGTTTTCAAGGTACATGCGCGATGCAATCAGAAGCGTGCACAATCATATGGAAAACTGTGTTGAACACTTGTGTTCATAAGCAGTTTTTTATGTGATTGTATAGGCGTGGAACGCCGTGACTGAGAAAAGCGTCAGCTTTTCGAAGTGCACCTTCGTAACCGCATCACTGTGACTGAAGTTTATCAGTCATTCGAAAGCTTGATCAACTCAAACTCACGGATCACTGGTAAAAACCAGCTATATAAAACAGCACTGCCCTGCTGAATCAGGTTAACACATTCTTTAACACAGGCTTCGCTTTTCCCTCCGCCCATTGGAACGTGTCCGTTCTATATAAAACACTCTTTCAAGTGATTTTTTTAAAGGAATCTGGCACCCACCTGCTCTCCCATGCCGTCTCCAGCATAGTACCATCGGCCGCTTAAGTCTTAACCATCGTGTTCGGGATGGGAACGGGTGTCTCCCCTAAGCGCATCGGCACCAGAAATTTTACGTCTTTCTTAGTGTTTCCTTATTATTCTTTTTTACTTCTTTTGAAAACCAAAGACTCAACAGTATATAAAACCCTTACTTCTTCTTCCTTAGAAAGGAGGTGATCCAGCCGCACCTTCCGATACGGCTACCTTGTTACGACTTCACCCCAGTTATCAGTCCCGCCTTCGGCAGCTCCCTCCTTGCGGTTGGGTCACTGACTTCGGGCGTTACCAACTCCCATGGTGTGACGGGCGGTGTGTACAAGACCCGGGAACGTATTCACCGCGGCATTCTGATCCGCGATTACTAGCGATTCCAGCTTCATGTAGTCGAGTTGCAGACTACAATCCGAACTGAGACGTTATTTTTGGGGTTTGCTCCAGATCACTCCTTTGCTTCCCTTTGTTTACGCCATTGTAGCACGTGTGTAGCCCAAATCATAAGGGGCATGATGATTTGACGTCATCCCCACCTTCCTCCAGGTTATCCCTGGCAGTCTCCCCAGAGTGCCCAACTTGACTTGCTGGCTACTAAGGATAAGGGTTGCGCTCGTTGCGGGACTTAACCCAACATCTCACGACACGAGCTGACGACAACCATGCACCACCTGTCTGGAATGCCCCGAAGGGAAGGCCCCGTTACGGACCGGTCATTCCGATGTCAAGACTTGGTAAGGTTCTTCGCGTTGCTTCGAATTAAACCACATGCTCCACCGCTTGTGCGGGTCCCCGTCAATTCCTTTGAGTTTCATTCTTGCGAACGTACTCCCCAGGTGGAATACTTATTGCGTTAGCGGCGGCACCGAAGAGCTTTGCTCCCCAACACCTAGTATTCATCGTTTACGGCGTGGACTACCAGGGTATCTAATCCTGTTTGCTCCCCACGCTTTCGAGCCTCAACGTCAGTTACAGTCCAGTAAGCCGCCTTCGCCACTGGTGTTCCTCCTAATATCTACGCATTTCACCGCTACACTAGGAATTCCACTTACCTCTCCTGCACTCCAGCAACACAGTTTCCAAAGCAGTCCCGGGGTTGAGCCCCGGGCTTTCACTCCAGACTTGCATCGCCGTCTACGCTCCCTTTACACCCAGTAAATCCGGATAACGCTTGCCCCCTACGTATTACCGCGGCTGCTGGCACGTAGTTAGCCGGGGCTTCTTAGTCAGGTACCGTCATTTTCTTCCCTGCTGATAGAGCTTTACATGCCGAAACACTTCTTCACTCACGCGGCGTCGCTGGATCAGGGTTTCCCCCATTGTCCAATATTCCCCACTGCTGCCTCCCGTAGGAGTTTGGGCCGTGTCTCAGTCCCAATGTGGCCGGTCACCCTCTCAGGTCGGCTACTGATCGTCGGCTTGGTGGGCCGTTACCTCACCAACTACCTAATCAGACGCGGGTCCATCTCATACCACCGGAGTTTTTCACACCGTACCATGCGGCACTGTGTGCTTATGCGGTATTAGCAGTCGTTTCCAACTGTTATCCCCCTGTATGAGGCAGGTTACCCACGCGTTACTCACCCGTCCGCCGCTCAGTCAGTTTAAATTCCATCCGAAAACTTCATTTAAACCGCTTCGCTCGACTTGCATGTGTTAAGCACGCCGCCAGCGTTCATCCTGAGCCAGGATCGAACTCTCAAATTTAAGCAGATAGTCTTTGAAAGCGGTCAGAGATTGGTAGAAAAGTCTGTTGAAAGCTCGCTTTCATAAGGACTTTTTTGCTAATCTATGAACATTTGCGAAGCAAATGGTAGCGAATGAAGCAAAGCTTCATGAGCATACCGCCTGGACCTGCCATTCGGTTCAATCCGGGGTCAAAATCAACTAACTAGCTAATTTTTTTCCCGTTTTACTTGTTGTTTGGTTCGTATACAATTACTTGTATTCGTTCTGAATTTTCTCATTCAAAGCCATCAAACAATGGCTTGTTTTATTAGAATTTTCAGGGTTTTACATACTGTTCAATCTTCTGTTTTCAAAGTGCTTTTGTGTTGCTACCTACTTCGTCGGCAACTCATTTACTATATCATATTGCCGATTTTTTGTCAACAACTTTTTTATTTTTTTCAATCTGTTTTAATTGATTGCCTCTGCGGTCTGTCTCGCACCGGGTCTTTAATATAACATGTCCGTATCATATTGTCAAGGGAATTTGTGCCACTTGTTCAAACAATTTTTTCAGCAATTTGATTACCACTACATATAAGGATTTTTCCTTAATTTCTCCATATTTTGTGGTGGATAAAACAATCTGCAAGCAGAGGCAGTCTCACCTTTGCTTGCAGACTTGTTTTAATTGAATATATGATAGCTACAATTCCCATCTTATATGAAGCCTCGCAATACCCCTAAAACCATGAGATTCAGGAAATTATGGCCATATAAAAAGGACAGCCATTTACTCGCTTCAATCTGCCGGGATAAGGCAAGGCCCCACTCCGTTCCTGAGAAAGCGGTGACCAGCAAACAGGCGATCCATAGAAATACCAATCCCTCCAGTCCTCCCAACAGGGCACCTGCGATCTTATTGATTCCTGACAGAATAGGAAGCCTGGCAATGATATCCAGCCATCTCATGACTAAATTTGAAAACAGATAGATTGCTGCAAAGAGAAGGACAAATCCTGCAGAATTAAGGATCATATCTGCCAGATAGCCTCCAATATAGTCTGTAAACGCCTGAACTCCCAGCATCTGATATACTTCGCTGTTGTTGTTTTCAATGAGAGCGTTCTTGACACTTTGGGGCAGCTTAAGGCTTTCGATCACCGTGCGCTGGACAGAAGGTGCTTCCAAGGCTTCTCCGGAAGGATTTTCTTCCAGCTCCAAACCCATGGATTTTTTCATATTCTCTGAAATGGTTTGCTGAAGGCCTGTTTTTTCCTTTAAAAACCCTGTTACAGTGGGCAGAGAAACCCGGACAATGGTCAGGGATAAGACCACCGCCAGCATTGATACGACCAACCGGATAAATCCTCTGTGATGGCCGTAAAGAACCATTCCTATAAGATAAATTCCTGCCACAACAGACAGCCAGTTCTCCATATAAAACTTCGTCATAATTTGCCTCCTAATGAATCAACTGGATATGCATGCATATCCAGTTGATTCATAAATACAAGGCTGAAAGACATTCTTCTTTCAACCTTCTGCTCCGAATATCAATCGGTTAATAGCGGATGCCACCCCATTTTCATCATTGGTATCGGTTATGTAATCAGCCGCCCCGCGAAGCTCTTTGCTTCCATTTTTCATAGCCACTCCGGTCCCCGCCTTTTTGATCATGGAAAAGTCGTTTTCTCCATCCCCTATGGCCATGGTCTGCTTTCTGCTGATCCCCAAATGGGAAGCCAGTCTTAGGATGGCTTCTCCCTTTGTCGCTCCGAATGCATTGATCTCCAGATTATTGGGTAAGGAGGAAGTGATCAGAACATCGCCCCGTTTCTCCAGCTCGGCCCTAAGTCTGGCACGTTCTTCCATGTTTGGGAAGAACAGATTGATCTTTTCCACAGGCTTATGGTTTTTTTCCACGAATTCTATGATATTGGGATGGACATCCCTGGTCTGGTAGACCATTTCCTGTAATTCGGACGACAGACCATACTCTGCCAGATGTTCATAGAAGCGGGGCTCCGTTATTCCGCGCCTGTCAATGTAGGGATCATACATAACATGGTAGGAATCCACCAGGTTCAAAAGCTCCAAAGCGTGCTCCCAGGACAGCATCTGAGTGTCAATGACCGCATTTTCCTCCATATCCTCGATGACTGCTCCATTGGTGGTAATCGCATAACGGATCCCGGAAATATCTTTTATTTCCGCAGGTATACCATGTACGGTCCTGCCGGTGCATGGAACGATCCAGATTCCTTTTTGAACACATTGGATAAGCGCCTGGCGGTTGGCATCGGGAAGATGCTTTTTACTATCCAGCAGAGTTCCATCTAAATCAATTGCAATGAGTTTAATATCCACGTTTTATACCCCAATTTAATAAATGAAATGTTCCTCTTTTAAAACAAGAAGACCGTCTTTATCATATTTCGTAGAAAACAAACCTTTGATCCGTTTTCCAAGGGACGGCTTTTCTGCGCGGTCAGCTGCTTCTTCGATCAGGCTTTCCGCATTGGCCCTGTTAAGAGGAAGGCCGTCTTCTTCCATGATCTCAATTCTCTCATACAGTGCCAGCATGCTTTTACCGGTAATGCTGCAATCAATCTCATTGGCGTAACGGCAGGCATATTGAGCGAATTCATCAATGTCCATTTCTTCCCCCTGAAACCCTGGACCTTCCTCGTCCCGGACAGACGGACGAAATTCTTCATCCTCTTCATAGAAATCATCGTCTTCATGAACGCCTTCTTCATAGTCACTGTTTTCCCCGTAATTGTTCTCCTGCCAGGAATCGTATTCATAACGATACTCCTGGTTTGCTTCGTAGGATTCTTCCCTCAGTTCTTCTTCCTTAGGGGCAGGGGTGAAAGGTTTGTAAACGGGCGCTTCAGGGACTTTGACCGGTCTTTCTTCCCGTACTGGTTCGCTTATACAGAAAGCCGGAGTTCCTTCTCCGGTTCCAATGCACTCAAACTTACTTGCAAGTAACGGATGCTCCTGGTGCAGAGTTTCCATTTGTTTGGGATTATCAATGAGAACCACGATCATTCCGCTGGTATCCCGGTCCATCAATTCATTTAATTCAGTCAGGGCTTCCCGGGTCAGATCTCCGGCTTCCTCGATGATAAGGTCTTTTCCGGCCAGCCTGTCTGCGGAAGCCAATACTCCCCGTTTTGACAGTTTGGAGCCGTTGATCTTTGCCACAGGATTCTTTACTCCGCTTTCATTGTGAATCTGTTTTAAGGCTTCTACAGCCATTTGAAGTCCTTTTTCAGGGGTTCTCGCTTCTATCATGAGATGATTCTGAACCGGTGTTTCCTCCGACTCGTCTTCCTCTCCTTCATACAGATCTTCAAACTCCAGGCTTTCCTCATCGCCAAAATTCCGGAAGTCCTGATTCCAGGCCGGAGCGTCCTCTTCCGAGGCCTGGTTTAAAGATGCGTAAGGCGTCTCTGTAACTTCTTCCTTCTCATAATAGGATTCATCCGGCTGATCATAATCGTTTTCCTCATAACCATAATCATCCTCCGGCTGGTCATCGGATTCCTGGAAACCTTCGGATGTGATCGCGGACAGTTGTCCGGCATCATCAGGTTTTTCATATTCTATTTCTCTGTCATACTGCCCTTCCAAGGAGGATTCTTCCATTCCAGGACCTTCCGGCTCCTCTTCCTCAAAAACAGGCTCCGGGTGATGGAAAAGAGAGTCTTCATTTTCAGACGCGTATATGCCTCTGGTTCCCGGCATTGGGGTTATGGGACTGCCCACTCTCCGGATATCCTCCAGCACTCTGGTGTGTTCCAGCCTGGATTCTTCCTGAATTATGGGTTCTTCATAGGAGATCCTGGACATTTCCCTGGCCAGGTTTTCCTGAACCGCGGCATCTTGAAGCCTTGCTTCCAGATTATCCTCCATAGGGTTCTCTCCAAACGTCATAACCGTCTCCGGTTCTTCCT of the Lacrimispora indolis DSM 755 genome contains:
- a CDS encoding Cof-type HAD-IIB family hydrolase; its protein translation is MDIKLIAIDLDGTLLDSKKHLPDANRQALIQCVQKGIWIVPCTGRTVHGIPAEIKDISGIRYAITTNGAVIEDMEENAVIDTQMLSWEHALELLNLVDSYHVMYDPYIDRRGITEPRFYEHLAEYGLSSELQEMVYQTRDVHPNIIEFVEKNHKPVEKINLFFPNMEERARLRAELEKRGDVLITSSLPNNLEINAFGATKGEAILRLASHLGISRKQTMAIGDGENDFSMIKKAGTGVAMKNGSKELRGAADYITDTNDENGVASAINRLIFGAEG
- a CDS encoding CvpA family protein; this encodes MTKFYMENWLSVVAGIYLIGMVLYGHHRGFIRLVVSMLAVVLSLTIVRVSLPTVTGFLKEKTGLQQTISENMKKSMGLELEENPSGEALEAPSVQRTVIESLKLPQSVKNALIENNNSEVYQMLGVQAFTDYIGGYLADMILNSAGFVLLFAAIYLFSNLVMRWLDIIARLPILSGINKIAGALLGGLEGLVFLWIACLLVTAFSGTEWGLALSRQIEASKWLSFLYGHNFLNLMVLGVLRGFI
- a CDS encoding tetratricopeptide repeat protein produces the protein MDKYEFNIKVEQIKKLVGKNDYETAMKIADTIDWKRVRNTNLLSMVAMVYEKNEDYQEAKDILLQAFERAPIGKRLLYKLAELAIKEGNIEEAEAYYKEFGDLASDDPRQQLLRYMILKAKGAPAQQLIHSLESYTSVELDEKWLYELAELYSLAGMPDRCVETCDRIMLMFGLGKYVDKAMDLKIQYAPLTNYQMDLVENRDKYEAKLRAVEQEYSAGKRPSPEPEPEEEYYEEEPETVMTFGENPMEDNLEARLQDAAVQENLAREMSRISYEEPIIQEESRLEHTRVLEDIRRVGSPITPMPGTRGIYASENEDSLFHHPEPVFEEEEPEGPGMEESSLEGQYDREIEYEKPDDAGQLSAITSEGFQESDDQPEDDYGYEENDYDQPDESYYEKEEVTETPYASLNQASEEDAPAWNQDFRNFGDEESLEFEDLYEGEEDESEETPVQNHLMIEARTPEKGLQMAVEALKQIHNESGVKNPVAKINGSKLSKRGVLASADRLAGKDLIIEEAGDLTREALTELNELMDRDTSGMIVVLIDNPKQMETLHQEHPLLASKFECIGTGEGTPAFCISEPVREERPVKVPEAPVYKPFTPAPKEEELREESYEANQEYRYEYDSWQENNYGENSDYEEGVHEDDDFYEEDEEFRPSVRDEEGPGFQGEEMDIDEFAQYACRYANEIDCSITGKSMLALYERIEIMEEDGLPLNRANAESLIEEAADRAEKPSLGKRIKGLFSTKYDKDGLLVLKEEHFIY